Proteins encoded by one window of Lathyrus oleraceus cultivar Zhongwan6 chromosome 1, CAAS_Psat_ZW6_1.0, whole genome shotgun sequence:
- the LOC127096704 gene encoding uncharacterized protein LOC127096704: MDETHSLISAEFVSRLKLEVSAMICSMIIDTPTSGLMTSYLMCLNCHVKFFGRDFGMDFVCLSLSQLDVILRMNWLEFNHVFINCFDKSVQFLDLVESVESSFMIARQVQMSLSESAQVFMVFTSMNGGRERMITDLPMVFDFHEVFPDDISDLPSECEVEFAIDFVLGISPVSMAPYNMSAPDLSELKK, encoded by the coding sequence ATGGATGAGACACATTCACTTATATCTGCAGAGTTTGTGTCGAGGTTGAAGTTAGAGGTGTCTGCTATGATTTGTAGTATGATCATTGATACCCCAACTAGTGGTTTAATGACTAGTTATTTAATGTGTTTGAATTGTCATGTGAAATTTTTTGGGAGAGATTTTGGGATGGACTTTGTGTGTTTGTCTCTAAGTCAACTTGACGTTATTCTGAGGATGAATTGGTTGGAGTTTAACCATGTGTTTATTAATTGTTTTGATAAGTCAGTGCAGTTTCTTGATCTCGTAGAGAGTGTGGAGTCGAGTTTCATGATCGCGAGGCAGGTACAAATGTCCTTGAGTGAGAGTGCTCAAGTGTTCATGGTATTCACATCCATGAATGGGGGAAGAGAAAGGATGATTACGGATCTACCAATGGTGTTTGATTTTCATGAGGTATTCCCAGATGACATCAGTGATTTGCCGTCAGAGTGTGAGGTGGAGTTTGCTATAGACTTTGTACTTGGTATTAGTCCTGTGTCGATGGCTCCCTATAACATGTCTGCTCCAGATCTAAGTGAGTTGAAGAAATAA